The genomic DNA TTGATTGTGAATGAGTTGGATGAGCGTTCAGTAGCTAGTCCATTAAAAGTAAATTGTGCATTTAGGCCAGCTGTCTTAACTGCATTTGATGCGTCTAATTTCAATTTATCTCCCATACCACCAGTGACAGTGATTGCGCCATCACCACTATTTTTAGCAGTCATTGCGATTTTCCCTGTATGTGAATCAAAAAATGCATTTACTCCCGTTTCTTTATTAATTCTAGTTAAAACAGATTCGATTGTATCCGTTTCTTCAAACGTTAGTACTTCACCAGCTTTTCCTGGTGCATCAATCTTAATTGTCATATCTCCCTGCTCTAACCCAAGTTCTTTTAATGTAGAATTTTTCACTTGTGCCTCAGTAAGTTTAGTACCGTCTGATTGTTGTAACTCTCCACCTTGCACAGTTGCTTTCTTAGCCAACCGCTCAATCGAGATCGTTCCTGTAAAATCAGCTATTGAATTCGTACTTTTAATGTCAACCGCATTTGGATTGGAGTTCGTTACATTTTTCGCCATGAACGTACTTTCGAACTGCAATGTGTCCCCAATTTTACTACTTGTTGCTTGCAAATTCCGGTTAATGCTGCGGTAATCATTCAATTGCCACTCCAAGTATTGCTTTTTCTGTATCGTTTTATCTAGCGGTATCCGATTTGCCTTCATTAAATCCTTAATAATCGAGTCTATATCCATCCCCGAAGCTATTCCACCAATTCTCATAATCCTTCACACCTTCTCATCATATTTTTTGATCTACCAATAAGCCTACAAATTCACGCATCGCCGCATGGATATCCATCAATTTCTTGGATGGGATTTCCCGAATGACTTCGTCGGTTGTCGAATCGACAACCGTGACATAGTATTCGTTGAGCTTATCATGAAACTTAAATCGCAATTGCGTATTGGCACTCGCCAAAAATGTGTTCATACTGTCTGTCATTTGCTTTGCTTTCTCTGCTGACAACTGTTGTTCTTGGTCGGCTTGCGGCTGTACTTTCTCTGCAACGGCTTTCACTGGAATAACCTGGACATCCATGTCCGGTGCCGCTTTTTCTACTGAAACGCTTGCTTGATGCGTCACAGTTCCACTATCCATACGACTGACCATTCCTCAAACCTCCCTGTTCATGAGAACTTCCATTACAAATTATATCGGCATATCCAAAAGGAAGTTGAGCCAATTGACAATAAAAAGTACTGAATTTTACTCTTTCCCCTTCAATATACTATCTATTTGAACAGATGAATATCGCCTAGTCGCTACAGGTTCAATAAACCCTGCATTAAATCATTATTCTGAACCCTCTTATTATTAATCCAACTCTAAACAAATGATTGAATAAACCGAAATTCACAGTAAGTGGTCTCTTTTTAAAAATTAAGAAAAGGAAGGTGTTTCGATATGTTTAAATCCGTCAAAACTAAAATCATTTTAACGGTCATGGTACTATTTCTCATCGGAATATCCATTATGACAATAATTAGTAGTACACAGGTGAAAAATAATACAGAAGAAAGCATCATTAATTCGAGTGGTACACTCGTTAACGAGATAGGCTATATCATTGAGAACTTTCTCGGTCAGTATGACAAAGGCCTCACTCAAATTGCTACCTCACCTACGGTTATTGAATTTGCAGAAGCAGGCAATGGAGAAGCCGTAAGTAGCCAACTTCAAGCCATCAATTCTGTATTTGAAAACTTCCTTGGTCCTTATGCCGATGCATCATCTATCTACTTAACATTACCGACTAAACAAACCGTGATTTCGCCTTACTCTGATCTCGGAGAGGACTTTGATCCCACAACACGTGATTGGTATACGCTAGCGATGGTAAATCCCGACACGGTACACTGGACAAATCCTTATATTGACGAAGCAACGGGCGAATTCGTTATTAGCGCTTCAAAAGCGGTACAAACAAATGGCAAAGTCATCGGTGTCGTCGGCCTCGATGTCCAACTTGCTGCACTCACCGATACAATTTCAGCGAGCGACATTGGCTACGAGGGCTACCCAGCCATATTTGATACGGAAGGAACAGCCATTGCCCACCCTACATTACAAGGTGATAACTTAATGGACCTCCCTTACATCACTGAAATGTACAAAAACGATTCCGAACGGGACGTGATTCATTATGTCCATGAAAATGTCCCGAAAGTGCTGATTTACTCTACACTCCCAGAATTCGGTTGGAAAGTGTTAGCCGTCTATGATGAAAAAAATATTAATGAAATGGCCAATGACCTACGCATCTCGATGGTCATCGTTGCACTCGTGACGTTATTCGTCATCTTTGCTGCATTGTACATCATGATTAGCCGAACCATCAAACCACTTGGACAAGTAAACGCACTAATGGACTCTGTTTCGCAAGGGGATTTAACCGTTCGCACCGACATTAAGAGCAATGATGAGATTGGTGAACTCGGGCGCAACTTCAACATCATGATTGACAACATGAATGCCATCATTACGGTCGTCAATAGCTCCGCATCAAACGTTCGCGTAAGTTCCGAAAGTTTGAGTGCAGTTGCGGAAGAAACGAGCGCTTCCAGTGAAGAGGTTGCACACGCAGTCAACGAAATTGCACACGGTGCATCAAGATCCGCTGAAGATGCTGAAATCGTTACCGAACGCTCCGACCTTCTTGGTCAGCAAATTAACGAAATCACAACGAAAGCTGGCATCATGTCCGACATCGCTACAAAAGCTGGGGAAATGAATACCAATGGTCAAGGCCAAATGCAACAGCTCAAACAATCCTTCGGCGACTGGGAAACGAACCTACACTCCATGTCCGAAGTCATCGGCACACTAGAAACAAAAGTGAAAGCAATCGGCGGTGTCATGGAAACAATCACCGAAATTTCAGCACAAACCAATTTACTCGCACTGAATGCCAGCATTGAAGCAGCACGCGCTGGCGAACACGGTAAAGGCTTCGCTGTCGTGGCAGATGAAGTACGAAAACTCGCAGAACAATCGGCGCGTTCTACAGAAGAGGTTAAAGTGACCGTTCAAGAACTACAAACAGAATCACAACTTGTCACCCAACAAATGAACGACACACGTGACAACTTCCAGCGTCAAGGAACAGTCGTCAATGATACCGAAACGACTTTCGGGGAAATCTCTACCTTGATGGCCGATATGCAAGACTCCATCGCTGCCGTCTATACAGAAATCCAGAAAGTCACATCTCATAAAGAGGACGTCTCAGAAACAATCCAAACGATGGCAGCCACTTCTGAAGAAACAGCCGCTGCCTGCGAAGAAGTCAGTGCCTCCACAGACGAACAACTACGCGCCATCCAATCCGTAACGGATGCAGCAGAAACGCTAACGGAGTTGAGCGAGGAATTGAGCACAGCCGTTAATCGATTTAAAGTATAAAAACTGAAACCCATTCTGGACAATACATCCAGAGTGGGTTTTATGTTTTTTATCCTATAAACTGAATTCCAATGCTATTGCCAAGCTTAGTATTTTCTTCTTATCGCTAAACAATTGTATAGAAAAGCCGAAAATCTTTTATAGTGACCTATTTAAACAGGACGAAAGAGAAGGTGTTCAATAGATATGTTTAGATCCATCAAAACAAAAATTATCATGACTGTCATGGTGCTATTTGTAATCGGGATAGCGGCAATGACAACCATCAGCAGTACCCAAGTGAAAAACACGACTGAAAAAAGTGCCACAGATGCTAGTGCAGCACTCGTCAACGAAATTAGCTTCGCCATGGAGAACTTTCTCGGGCAATATGGGAAAGGCATTGGACAACTGTCTACAACGCCGACAGTGACAGATTTCACACTTCCTAGCGAAGACAATCCAACACATAATCCCATTCCCGCACTCGAAAAAGAATTCGACAGTTTCCTCAGCTTCTATGAAGATGCAACATCTGTCTATCTAGCGCTCCCCACTCAGGATATCATCATCATGCCACAGGCTGATCTCGGAGCTGATTTTGACCCGACAACACGTGAATGGTATCAAAATGCCGTTGCACAGCCCGATATTATCCAATGGTCTAGCCCATTCATCGACTCAGCAACAGGCGAACTAGTCATCGCGGCATCCAAAGCCGTCCAATCGAATGGCAAAGTCATCGGTGTTCTTGCCCTGGACGTTGAACTAACTGCACTCGCAGATACTGTAGCAGCTAGTGATGTAGGTTACGGTGGGTTTCCAATGGTTCTTGATACAGAAGGGAACGTCGTTGCCCATCCCTACACAGCTGGAGAAAACTATATGAATCTACCGTTTATCGCGGACATGTATACAGAAGGTAACAATCAAGGCGTCGCATACTATGCACATGAAGGTACCGATTTTGTGAATGTGTACGCTACCTTACCCAATTTCGGTTGGAAAGTCTCTGCAATCTATCAAGAAAAGAATATCAATGCCACCGCTAACGACTTACGCAATTCCATGATGATCATTGCATTGATCACATTGCTTGTTATTTTCTTAGCATCGTACTTCATCATTAGCCGAACCATCAAACCACTAAGCCAGCTCAACACCTTAATGGATTCCGTCTCCAAAGGCGATTTAACCGTTCACTCCGACATCAAGACAAAAGATGAAATCGGCGAGCTTGGCAACAATTTCAACACCATGATTGACAATATGAACGCCATTATTACAGTCGTCAATGACTCGACTTCAAACGTTCGGGCAAGTTCCGAAAGCTTGAGTGCAGTGGCTGAAGAAACAAACGCATCCAGCGAGGAAGTCGCACATGCAGTTAACGAAATCGCACAAGGTGCAGCAAGATCCGCTGAAGACGCAGAAATCGTTACCGAACGCTCCGACCTACTTGGTCAACAAATTAACGAAATCACGACGAAAGCCGGCGTCATGTCAGACATCGCTACAAAAGCTGGTGAAATGAACACCGATGGACAAGGCCAAATGCAACAACTAAAACTCTCCTTCAATGACTGGGAAACGAATTTACAATCCATGTCCGAAGTGATTGGCACACTTGAAACAAAAGTGAAGGCAATCGGCGGTGTTATGGAAACCATCACTGAAATTTCAGCACAAACGAATCTACTGGCACTAAACGCTAGCATCGAAGCAGCACGCGCTGGTGAACACGGCAAAGGCTTTGCTGTCGTGGCGGATGAAGTTCGTAAACTCGCGGAACAATCAGCACGCTCGACAGAAGAAGTAAAAGTCACAGTGCAAGAGCTACAAGCAGAATCACAACTTGTCACCCAACAAATGAACGACACACGCGAAAACTTCCATCGTCAAGGAACCGTTGTCAACGACACTGAAACGACTTTCGGGGAAATCTCTACGTTGATGGCTGATATGCAAGATTCCATCGATGCTGTCTATTCAGAAATCCAGAAAGTCGCAGCACATAAAGAAGATGTCGCTGAAACAATCCAAACAATGGCCGCTACTTCACAAGAAACAGCCGCCGCTTGCGAGGAAGTCAGTGCTTCCACAGATGAACAACTGCGCGCCATCCAATCTGTAACGGATGCGGCAGAAACGCTAACAGAATTGAGTGAGGAATTGAGTCAAGCTGTTAACCGATTTACAGTATAATCAAGCAACAAAACCCGCCTAGATATGAAGTCTTAAGCGGGTTTTTCTCTTTATACAACAAATTTCGTGTACTGAAAGCAAAGCATCAGCTAAAGGGCCTCTATTCCGAATCTTATTATTATTCATCTTTACCTAAACAAACGAATAAAAAGACCGAAAGTTTTATAGATACTATTATAATAAGGTCGAAAGAGAAGGTGCTACATATGTTTAGATCCATCAAAACAAAAATTATCTTGACTGTCATGGTGTTATTCCTCATCGGGATATCCACAATGACCGCCATTAGCAGCACACAAGTGAAAACGAAAACCGATGAAAGTATCATTAACTCAAGCGGTGCATTTGTTTCCCAAATGAGCGCTGCCATCGAAAACTATCTCGAACAATATGGGAAAGGCCTGGCACAATTAGCAAATTCGAGCTCCATTACAGACTTTGTTCTTGACGAACAAACTGCTCCGCAAATTTTACGTGATGCACTCGATGAGGATCTCACACAATTTTTAACATTGTACAGTGACGCAGTAAAAGTGTATTATTCAAATCCAAACCAGCATATCAACATCCCTTACGTAGATCTTGGTCCTGATTACGATCCTACTCAACGTGAATGGTACACAAACGCTACAGCTCAGCCAAATGAAGTACAGTGGTCCTCACCTTATATTGATAAAGGCACAGGCGATTTGGTCATCACCGCTTCTACCACTGTCCATGCAGATGGAAAACTCATTGGCGTCGTTGGTCTCGACGTTCAACTGAACGCTCTGACTGAAAAAATTGCAGCAAGTGATGTTGGCTATGAGGGCTTCCCTGCCATATTCGATACGGAAGGCACAGCAATTGCTCATCCAATATTACAAGGGGAAAATTTAATGAATCTCTCCTACTTTAGAGACATGTACAACAACGATGCTGAACAAGGAACCATTTATTATGTCCATGAAAATATCCCCAAAGTGCTTATGTACACTACAATCCCGCAATTCGGCTGGAAAGTGGTAGCTATCTATGATGAAAAAAATATCAACGAGATGGCTAATGATTTACGCATCTCAATGGCAATTGCTGCGCTGATTACGTTATTCGTTATTTTCGCCGCGCTATACATCATGATTAGTCGAATGATTAAGCCACTCGGACAAGTCAATACTTTAATGGACGCTGTTTCTCAAGGTGATTTAACCGTTCGCTCCGACATCAAAACGAATGATGAAATCGGCGAACTCGGCAAAAACTTCAACACCATGATCGATAATATGAACGCCATCATTACAGTCGTCAACGACTCTGCATCAAACGTTCGTGCCAATTCCGAAAGCTTGAGTGCAGTAGCTGAAGAAACCAATGCCTCCAGTGAAGAAGTTGCACATGCGGTAACCGAAATCGCACAAGGTGCATCAAGATCCGCCGAAGATGCTGAAGTCGTTACTGAACGCTCCGACCTACTCGGGCAACAAATTAACGAAATCACGACAAAAGCTGGCGTCATGTCAGACATCGCTACAAAAGCTGGGGAAATGAATACCAATGGACAAAGCCAAATGCAACAACTAAAACAATCATTCGGCGACTGGGAAACGAACCTGCACTCCATGTCCGAGGTCATCAGCACACTCGAAACAAAAGTAAAAGCAATCGGTGGAGTTATGGAAACCATCACTGAAATTTCAGCACAAACGAATCTACTAGCGCTCAACGCTAGCATTGAAGCGGCGCGTGCAGGTGAACATGGCAAAGGCTTCGCTGTCGTTGCGGATGAAGTACGAAAACTTGCAGAACAATCCGCACATTCAACAGAAGAAGTCAAAGTGACAGTTCAAGAACTACAAGCCGAATCACAACTCGTCACTCAACAAATGAACGACACACGCGACAACTTCCAACGCCAAAGTACTGTCGTCAATGACACCGAAACAACTTTCGGCGAAATCTCTACGTTAATGGCAGATATGCAAGATTCCATTGATGCCGTTTATACAGAAATCCAAAAAGTCGCTGCTCACAAAGAAGACGTCGCTGAAACAATCCAAACAATGGCCGCTACTTCACAAGAAACAGCCGCTGCTTGTGAGGAAGTCAGCGCCTCCACAGACGAGCAACTACGCGCCATTCAATCCGTAACAGAAGCAGCAGAAATGCTAACGGAATTGAGTGAGGAATTGAGTCAAGCTGTGAACCGATTTAAAGTGTAGTGAAACGACAAACCCCGCCTCAGATTAAAAAATGTCTGGAGCGGGGTTTTCATCATTTAGATATAGAAGCCGAAGCATCATCTGTCCGTTTAAACTTCGGATAGCCAATCAAAATGGCTATCACACAACAAATCCCCATCAACACAGGGTAAAACGAATACAACATTATGCTCACCGGTGAAATCGCAGCGAGTCCAGCGGCGGCGAGTAATTGGGCGCCATAAGGTAAAATCCCTTGCCAACAGCCTGCGAACGTATCCAACAAACTCGCCGACTTGCGAGGATCCACCCCATACTCATCCGCAATGCTCTTCGCCAACGGACCGGTAATAATAATCGCAATTGTATTATTCGCAGTCGCAATATCCGCCGCACTGACAAGCCCGGCAATCCCAAACTCGGCCCCTTTTTTCGACTTAATATTCCGCGTAATCATACGCAGTAAATAATCGATCCCGCCGTTATATTGGATAATGCCGATAATCCCCCCGATTAAAATCGAGACAATCGCCAAATCTTCCATCGTCATAATCCCTTCAGCAGTCGCCTGTAATAAGCTACTCATTTGATAAGAGCCATCCAGCAAGCCAATAACACCCGCAAAAATCGTCCCACCAACCAAGACGACTAATACATGCGTGCCCGCAAGTGCCGCCACTAATACACCAAGATAAGGAAGGATTTTCACCCAGTCATACGGGTAATCCCCGGCAAGTTCCACAGCATTGCCACGTGTCAGCACACCAAGAATCACAAGTGTAATAAGTGCCGCAGGCAATACAATCAAAAAATTCACCTTAAACTTATCTTTCATTTTCGTATGCTGCGTTCGGACCGCCGCAATCGTCGTATCCGAAATCATCGACAAATTATCACCGAACATGGCACCACCCACAATGGTTGCCATGGCCAACGCCACCGGAATTTCCGTTTGCCCCGCAATTCCAACCCCTATCGGTGCCAATGCAACAATCGTCCCCATCGATGTCCCCATCGAAATGGATATGAAACACCCGATAACAAACAATCCAACCATCAACAAATTCGCTGGCAACAAGGACAAACCTAGATTCACAGTCGATTCAACTGCCCCCATCCCCTTCGCAACACCTGCAAACGCACCCGCTAAAATAAATATGACGGCCATTAAAATAATATTCGGATGCCCTGCACTCTTCGTAAAAACATCTACCTTTTTACTAAACGTTTCCTTGCGATTCATCAACAACGCAATTGCTGAAGCAATCAATATCGCAACGTTCAATGGCATCGTCGAAAAATCATTCGTTAACATGCCCGAACCGATAAAAAGGACGACAAAAACAATTAGCGGTAAAAACGCCAATAGATTGCCCTTTGTCCCTTCATGATTTGACATCATTCACACTCCATTCATCTTGAAAATGCTCGTATTTACTCATTTATTGTCCGTCTATCTCCACAGACGGAATCCTCGCTATTTTCATAATTTTAATTCAAAAAGGTTTACTTCGGTATAAGGCATGTGATAGCATAGATAGTATAATGGTGCAATTTGAACGTTTTATTAAATCATGCTAAAGTGCAGACCCCTTTAAACGAGACAAAGCTAACCCACTTCCAAATAGGGCTTACGCTTTTTACATCCGAAATACAACGACCTATTTCAGGATTACACACAGAAGTCTCCAGAAAACAGTATAGCACAAAAAACAGCCCTTCCATTGAGATATGTACTCGATGGAAGGGCTATTTTAATGATTTATAGCTAAACTTGGAATTTGACACTTTTTACGCTTCTGTTATACAGGAACTACTGCTGATTAACTCAGCAATCCTCACCCTTTATCCGATACCAAAGCCGGGTCCTCCTCTACAACTAACGGAACCTCCACCGTCTTAACTGTCTCCTGAAACTTTGGATACCCAATCAGAATCGCAATAATTCCACAAAGCGCCATCAGAATCGGATAAAACGAATAAGGCATAATACTGACCGGTGAAATCGAGGCTAACCCAGCAGCGGCGAGCAGTTGACCGCCATACGGCAAAATCCCTTGCCAGCAACTCGAAAATGTATCTAGCAAGCTTGCCGATTTCCTCGGGTCCACCCCATACTCATCCGAAATACTCTTTGCCAATGGTCCCGTGATCACAATCGATATCGTATTATTCGCCGTCGCAATATCTGCCACACTGACCAATCCTGCGATACCAAATTCCGCACCCTTTTTTGATTTAATCTTACTAGAGATAAAATACAGCAGATAATCAATCCCACCGTTATGCTTGATAATCCCTACAACTCCACCAATCAGAATCGCAACGATTGCCAAGTCCTCCATACTGATAATGCCACTCGCAACAGCTTGCAAAAAACTGCTGATCGTATAAGAGCCATCCACCATTCCAATCAATCCCGCAAAAACCGTGCCACCAATCAAGACAATCAGCACATGTACACCCGCTAACGCCGCCACCAAAACAGCGATATAAGGCAGAATCTTCAACAACTCGTACTCGTAGTTGCCAGTCAGTGTAGCCGTATTCCCACTTGTAATAACCCCCAGAATAATTGCGGTTAAAATAGCACCCGGCAATACAATCAAAAAGTTTACCTTGAACTTATCTTTCATTTTCGTCTGCTGGGTTCGCACCGCCGCAATCGTCGTATCTGAAATCATCGACAAGTTATCCCCAAACATTGCGCCACCAATGACCGTCGCCATCGCCAATGCCATCGGGATATCTGTTTGACTCGCAATGCCTACGCCAATCGGTGCCAATGCCACAACCGTTCCCATCGAAGTCCCCATCGAGATGGAAATAAAGCAGCCAATCACAAACAGCCCAATCATTAAATAGTTCGCAGGCAATAACGATAGCCCTAGGTTCACGGTAGATTCAACCGCGCCCATCCCTCTTGCAACACCTGCAAAAGCACCCGCTAAAATAAAAATAACAGCCATTAAAATAATATTCGGATGCCCTGCACCTTTTGTGAAAATATCAATCTTTTTCGCAAACTTCTCTTTTCGATTCATCGCAAGTGCAACAGCCCCAGCAATGATAATCGCAACATTTAACGGCATACTCGAAAAGTCTTTTGTCAAAATACCCGATCCGATAAATAGCAGTACAAAAACCAATAACGGAAAGAGTGCAACAAGACTCCCCTTTTTCACTTCCCCATTCGACATACAGACCCCTCCCCCTCAATTCATCGTCATGCCACCTGTCACATTAATCCCTTGCCCCGTCATATAATCCGAGTACTTGGATGCTAAAAAGACTACAACATTTGCAATATCCTGCGGAGTTGCCGTTCTACCTAGTGGCACTTGCGAGCAATCTTCCGCTTTAATCGCCTCTGCATCGAGCCCCCTTAACTCCCCACCAATAACCCGCTCGTTACGTTTCATATCTGTCTCCACAATCCCTGGACATACCGCATTGACATTGATTTGATCTTTGGCCAGCTCCAATGCCATCACTTTGGTCAATCCTAGCACCGCATGCTTCGAAGCGACATAACTGCCCATCAAACGATAGCCATTTTTCCCAGCCTGTGAAGAAATGTTAATAATCTTTCCACCCTGCCCCTGCTTCTGTAAAACACGCGCCACAGATTGACTGCATAAATACACACCCTTGGCATTGACGTCCATAACTCGATCCCAATCACTTTCTTGAATATCAACCGCATAATCCATGGAAGATATCCCTGCGTTGTTTACTAAAATATCTACTCTTCCAAAGTGGTTCACCACTTTTTCTACCATTACTTCAACCTGATCACTTTGCACAACATCCGCTTGAATTGCTAATAAACCATCATTCACCTGCACTCCGTTCACCGCTCGATCGACGACCGCCACTTGTGCACCACTTTCCAATAATGCGTCAGTAATCGCACGACCAATACCCTGTGTTCCTCCCGTAACAACGGCAACTTTCCCCGTTAAATCCATACAATACATACGCGCTCCCCCTACATCAATAACATTCACATCACTAATACCTAGTAATTCAATATGAATAATTAAAGAGTATCGTATCGCGCTTTCCTTTCTCTGTCAACTGAATAATCATCATTTTCATAATCTTGGTTCAAAGGGGTTTACTTTGCTAGGTGAGATGTGATAGTTTAGATGTCAAAGTGAAAGGATGATAAAACATGGCACAAGTTGAAAGTTTTCTTTTAGACCACACAAAAGTAAAAGCACCTTATGTACGCCTCGCGGGTACCGAACAACACGAAAAAGGTAGCTCGCTTCAAAAATACGACCTACGCTTTTTACAACCCAATCATGACGCAATGCCCACTTCAGCGGTTCACACACTGGAGCATTTGCTAGCAACCTATATGCGCGACGAACTAACGGGAATTGTCGACATCTCCCCAATGGGATGCCGCACCGGCTTTTACATGATTATCTGGGACGAACATGACCCAAAAGACGTCGCCACTGCCTTAACAACCGTACTCGAAAAAGTCATTACAACCGAATACATTCCTGCTGTTTCTGCACTCGAATGCGGGAACTATCGCGACCATTCGCTATTTGCTGCGCAGGAATATGCGAAGCTTGTAGTGGAAGCTGGATTGAGTGATGACCCGTTTCGGGATTGAGGATTGAGTAGAAGAAATGACAAAACCCGCTTTGGACTTTATGTCCGATGCGGGTTTATTCGTTGTGAGTAGGAAAGATTAAGCTAAAATCCCCTCAATCTCCTCTCCACTTAATTTATATCAAACTCTCTATACAATTGCATCCTTGCCCATGCTTTCATAGAGTCATGTTCGTCATGCGATGGATCATTCATAATTCCCAAAAACGCATTGAATCCTGGCTCACCACCACAATCTTCGTGCGGTGCTGTTCCTTCTCCTGCCAAATAAATTGGCGATGAAAGATTTTGCTTTGTTAAAATTTCCTCGACGATAATATCGTGTCGCCAATTGTCCCCAAAGTCATAAACATATTTTATAAACGTATGCGACGGTATGAAATCCGACAACAACAGTCCTTCTTCCAATATCATTTCAACATCATTTGCGTACTCGAAAGCCTCTTCATCCATCACAATATTTAACTTCTGGCGGTTTGTTTGCCTGCTTTGAAACTTGTCCGTCTCAGACTCATCATATTGATAAAATTCGTGAAGATGATAATCGTGCCAACCAAACGCAATTTGGAAAATTTGATGGAAGTCCTGGAATTTCATATCAAGTGGAACGACCAACCTTCTCCGAATGGGATGCCCCATCAATTCCATCGACACATGTAACACAGCTGCCTCCGCATCGAAAATCGCTCCGTCCACGAGTGCTGCCAAATCCTTAAACATTTCCTCGGACGGGTAAATCGCCTGCACTTTCCGTCACCGACCAACAAACTGCTCGCTTTCTTTCCAATTCGTACATTAATAGGTTCACTTGAATCGAGTTCAGCAGCATACAGCCAAACATAATCGCACGCCTGATTCAACCTAGCGACCAGCGAACGATTCTTCGTCTTATAAAACGCTACATCCCCCGCCGCCTTCATGTACTGTTCAATGACATCCTCACTTACCCGCTCTGCCCTAAACACTTGTCGTATTGCCTTCTCAACCAACACATCCAATTGTTTGAAATCCTTCGCTTTCATGCCATGCATTAGGATAACTGTTTTCCGACGATTTATCATTAGCATATTTGCGTGCCATGAAAAAAGTAGATTTGCTTCTTAAGTTGCATCGGTTATAGGTGTAAAGAGGATTTGCTCTAGTAGTTTTTTTGTTGAGTGAATTTGGACGATATGGCTCATTTCTTTGCATTGCTGATAGCTGTTTTACAGTACTCGTTCTAACTTGAGTACTTAAAGACGCATCATAAGGCCAAAATCTGGAAATTAACTTCAACGATTCTGATCTTGACGAGACAAGAGCCAGAAGAAGATAAAAAGTGGCTGGTAGATCTGCACTAGGCGCGGAACGCGGGATATAAACTTATGAGGACTAAGGTCAATGGCTTTTGCCGCATTAAAAAAGCACCTCCTTCAAGTTGATATAAATATCAATCATAGATAAGAGATGCTTTTCAAATATATACGTTGTTTGATTGGGGCTTACGTTTTGGAATGAAATAGGGCGTT from Sporosarcina sp. FSL K6-1522 includes the following:
- a CDS encoding plasmid pRiA4b ORF-3 family protein — its product is MQAIYPSEEMFKDLAALVDGAIFDAEAAVLHVSMELMGHPIRRRLVVPLDMKFQDFHQIFQIAFGWHDYHLHEFYQYDESETDKFQSRQTNRQKLNIVMDEEAFEYANDVEMILEEGLLLSDFIPSHTFIKYVYDFGDNWRHDIIVEEILTKQNLSSPIYLAGEGTAPHEDCGGEPGFNAFLGIMNDPSHDEHDSMKAWARMQLYREFDIN